TCTTTTACTTCTTCATTAAGTGCTTCTGGTGTGCACGAAAAGAAAGCTCCGTTGAGGAAAACCGTAAATAGAATTACATATATTTTTTTCATTTTGTTATGTTTAAAATTGAACAATAGTGTTGCTGTCCGAGTAATTCTCAGAGTATTTATTGCATAGCAACACAAACTAAATTTTGAAGAGGTACCTCTTCATTGGGAAGTATGGAGCGCAGAAGTAAAACAGTATCGTTACTTCCCAAATGGCAATCCCATTTTACTTTGCAACTCCAATATTGAATTGAATTTCGTAAGCCCTATTACGAGTAAGACGTTTATCAATTCTTAAGCAAATGAATGGAGATTTTTTTGTGAATAATGGAATTAAACTGGAAATAAATTGGAAAAGAATTTCCAATTTATTTCCAAAAATGAATTATTAACTTTAAGATTTGTTAATCATAATAAAATGCATAGAGAACTACTTATAAAAGCTTTTCAAAAGGCTGAAGAAGAAATACAAACAGATAAGGTTTTACCAAGAGCAAAATTGCTTTCAGATTTTATTCTAGAAGACAGTAAGGAACCTTATGGTGAAAAAATTTTGGGAATAAAGTTTAAGGCTGTAAAAGATGGCGCTAAAAAAACAATTCGACTAAAAAAACATGCCGAGGAAGCATTAAGTCATTACTTAGATTATGAAGATTATCCATCTTTTTTAAAAGCAAATAGTGTAGATAAACCAGATGATAAGGGTAGAGTGGAAATATTTTGGAATAAAAATAAGATTATACTGATAGTTTCATTAGTTATCATAACTAGCATAATAATTTATAACTCTTTAAATAGACAGCGTTGGATGATTTGGCAAGAAGATCATTATATAGAGGTGAAGTTAGATTTAGAGAAGTATAATGTAAATCAACTTAAAGTATATAAAGAAGAACGCGTAGAGTTTTTTAAGAAGATAAATCCAGATTGCAGTTATAAATTCTTTAATGATGATGGAAGTGTTATAATTTGGTATGGAAAGAACATTAAAAAAGAATTAGAATATTTTACAGCATTAGGTCTACATCCAGAAACTGGTGTTACTTTGAAACCAATCACTAATTATATGATTAATAAACATATTTGCGATAATTAACCAAAACTCTTCAGCAAAACTCTAGCTTGAAGATAGTTTTTTCTGGAACGACGTTGCTTTTTGAGTTCAAAATGCACATGAATAACTTCTCCAAACTTGGTGTTTTGTTCTAAATGGTGTATGAGCTCAAGAATTGAATTATAGTTTCCTTCTAAACTAAATTCGTAGGTCTTAGCTATAAGCTCATTTTGTTCTATTACATGAGGCTCTATAAACGAAGTAACTTTTATATCCTTTTCTTCCGAGAGTTTATTTAGTGTCTTTAAAAGATTATACTGTAATGAACCTTTTCCTATTTGGTATTGATTTAATAAAGTATCGTAGTATTTTTCTTTTTTCTTTAGAATAGCCAGTTGTGTAGGCATATCCTCAAATAATTTAGCCTCATTTTTAAGTGCTATATATTTATTTTTTAAATCAAAAGTTTTAGAAATTGAAACTTTGTAGGCTATTGCTGTTATGAATATAAACCCAATAGCTAAATAGATATTTTTAAGCTTGGGATTTTTCATTGATTTTTATTTTAATGCTAAAATTAGACTCACGTTTATTTACTGTTTCGTAATTAATTATATCAACAATTTTCACCCATTTTAGATTTTCAAGTTGAGTTAACCAACTTGAGAAAAACTCACTATCCAATGATTTTCCGCTTATTTCTATTGTCCCAAGTTGACTCTCTATACTTTTATTTGATTGAATTTTTTTATCGAGAGGCTGATAATTAAGCTCTTTTAAACTTAATGATTCTGGTATGCTAATAATAATTTCATTTATATAATAAGAAGCTTTAGAATTACTTAAACGTTGAACATCTTGCACCTTCTTTTTAGATTTTAAAACTTTATCTGCTAGCTTAGTCATTTTTTCTTGTGAAGATGACGTTATTTCAGAAGTGTTTCTTAGGTGGTCTAATTGATTGAAATAATAATTAAAGAATAAAAAATTAGTGATTAAAGTCACTAGCAAGAAAGTTATGATACCTCTTGATGCAAGTCTAAAAATGCGCTTATGTTTAAAGTTTTCTTTTAATTCTAAATGGTTGCGGTTAAAGTTACTTTTTAGAAGACTACTATTTAAAGCTAATTTTAAAGCTCCAGAAAATGCCAATAGATAGTTAGAGCTTATGTCCAAACCATTGACATTATATGTTTTACTCTCTGTAGTGTTTGATTTCTTAATATTTTGAATTTCTTTTTCATCTAAACTAATAATAGTGTTTGATAGAGAGATAGATTCCGTTTTATTCAGAAAACTAAGTGTATTGGAAATAATCAAATTACCAATAATAAAATCAACAATATTGATTCTATTTGTTTGATATTCTTTTAGAATAGTATCAATAACTTCTTTTCTGCATATTGAAACAAAAGCATTTCTCTTTTGTTTTAAAATTTCAAAATAAAACTCATCTTTATTAAGATTTGGAAATGCTTCGTTTAGTATTTTATTGTCATCTTGATGAGTACTATCTATGCTTTTTATTAGTACATCTGAAGTATTGATGACTAAAGTTACAGGCTTATCTTTACAAATAAGCTTAGCTACATCTTTTATATTATTAAAGCAATCCTTAGATATAATATCAAGCCTTTTTTTTGACTTTTTTAATTGTATAACATTAAAAACCTCTTCACTATCCTGTGTTGTGTATTCTATACCAAAAACGGTATTGCCAATTTCTAAATATGACGCTATTTTAGATTTCATTAATCAATAATTGTTGGCTTTATAAATACAGTAAGCCTTGACTTTCTTGCTTCTCTTTTACGCTTGCTAAAAAGCCACTTAATTATAGGAACTCTTGCAAGAAAAGGTACACCTGAGCCACTATTGTTTTTAAAATTTTCTTCAAGTCCACCTAAAACAGCAATATCTTTATCTTTCATTCTTACTGTTGATGAAAAGTTCCGTGAATTTATATCAGGTGGTGCATCTTCAGCTATTCTATTTCCAAAGCTAGACTGCACAACTTTTATATTTAATAAAACTTGCCCATCACCAGTGACATAAGGTTTAATATCTAGTCCTAGTTTTGCATCAATAGGGAAGTAGTTACGGATTTCATTAGTTACAGGGTTATCAGTTCCAAATGTATTTCTATCTGTAACTGCATAATATGAAGTCTGTCCATTAGAGAATGAAGCTCTATGACCATTGAGTGTAGCCAACTTTGGAGTTGACTTTATTTTTAAGTCTCCATTAGTCTCCATAGCTTTTATGGTGGCAAAAAAATTAGGTACTACGCTGCCAAAATTAAATGCCGATGTATTACCAAAGCCATTTATAATTTTATTAATTGTTTTTGCACCCAAGGTTAAATCTGTATTTGGAAAAATTCCACCTTGTGTTGTACTAGGATTATCTCCAATACCCCATTCAACACCAGTTTCAACAGTATTACTAATACTGGCTTCAACTATCATAACCTCGATAATAATTACAGGAATTGGCTTATCTATGTGAGTGATAAAATCTTTAAAAAATTGAATTTTTGCTCCAGTACCAGTAACATATATGCTATTTAGTTCTATATCAACTTTAAAATCTAAGCCTTCTTTAACTTCGTCTGGTATTAAGTCTAAGATATCTTTTTCTTCTCCTTCAATTTCTAATGTATTTTGGTCTTGATAATTTCGATCTATTGGTCTAGTTGTATTGCTATTATTGAAGTTTCCTTGAGGCGTAAAACGAACATTTCTATTAGACCTATTAAAATTGCTTTCTACAACACTAGAGTTAATATCTGATTGCGTATCTGGCATTAGATTTACAGAACGATGTCTTAATCTAATAATTTCAACATTTCTAACGCTTAATTGATGCTCTGTTCCGAAATAATAGATATTGTTTTCCTTTTTATATGTAAATCTTTTCCTTTTCGAAACTGAAGAGTTATTCTGTACTGTATTAGTTCTATTGGAAGAGGTAATGGTTTTATTTGTAGATGTTATTACTTCAGTTTGAGTTTCAAACATTTTGTTCAATAACTCATCAAAAGTGATATTCTGGGCTCTAAAAGTAATGTTGCCTGCTTCTTTTAATGGTGTCGCTGTAAATCTATTAATAGCCAATGTATCTCCCAACTGATTAACAATCTCTTCTATAGAAATATTTTCGAAGTTTACATTAAGTAATTGATTATTGATATCAATAACTTCAAAAGCCACATCAGAATTTATTCTTCCGTAAAAACTACTTTTGGACGTTTTGTCT
This DNA window, taken from Winogradskyella sp. PC-19, encodes the following:
- a CDS encoding type II secretion system protein GspD, with the translated sequence MKLKFKIFILFIFLSLQFGYTQDETQRINDLRNKLEITASSSPGLSEQLNTDIALNNISLSSFLLAVSNIHKINMNVSPNIQQATISNNFSNVNVSTAILFLCKEYSLTIEFTENILSIKPYNSKDIVPKKHDIYVQYNPQFNEVDMDIKDNNLYDVFKVIMDKTGKNLVFAPGMENTKLNAYMKLVNFDSAMEKLALTNNMTLVKTKDNFYVFDTLNKDKTSKSSFYGRINSDVAFEVIDINNQLLNVNFENISIEEIVNQLGDTLAINRFTATPLKEAGNITFRAQNITFDELLNKMFETQTEVITSTNKTITSSNRTNTVQNNSSVSKRKRFTYKKENNIYYFGTEHQLSVRNVEIIRLRHRSVNLMPDTQSDINSSVVESNFNRSNRNVRFTPQGNFNNSNTTRPIDRNYQDQNTLEIEGEEKDILDLIPDEVKEGLDFKVDIELNSIYVTGTGAKIQFFKDFITHIDKPIPVIIIEVMIVEASISNTVETGVEWGIGDNPSTTQGGIFPNTDLTLGAKTINKIINGFGNTSAFNFGSVVPNFFATIKAMETNGDLKIKSTPKLATLNGHRASFSNGQTSYYAVTDRNTFGTDNPVTNEIRNYFPIDAKLGLDIKPYVTGDGQVLLNIKVVQSSFGNRIAEDAPPDINSRNFSSTVRMKDKDIAVLGGLEENFKNNSGSGVPFLARVPIIKWLFSKRKREARKSRLTVFIKPTIID